AGGCTGAGCATTGCTAAAGGAGGTGCAGGCGCCAGCATCTCCAGAGGATGCTGCTCCTGGGCAAAGGGTCCCCATCTGGACCATAAAAGCTGGAGATGACCACCTGTGATAAAACTGGCAACAAGTGATGCTGAGATGACCATTGTGGGTTTTTTAATCTTACAATGTCTCAGAAGATGTTTTCACAAATGTattaacagaagagaaaacctgatcttgcttttaaaacttgGTGTTatgaagctgctgctggccaccgTCTCGTTTCATGCTCACCAAAATTAGTATCTCATGGCGGCAGCACTGGGAACCCCTCCAGCCCCCATCAGCTGATGAGCAGCAGGGCACGGCCAGGACTTAATTTCTGTGTTACGCATTGGAGGAGCTTCAAATCTTACATATGCTCTTGTGGAGGGTGGGATTATTTGTGGGGGGCATCTGCTCCTTGAGGAATACGTGACGAGCTGGCGAGGATGTATTAAAATATGCTGTAGTGCAGGAAGCTGCTGTGTTGGTATCccaaatggaaatgaattagAGGTGAAAGGCAGCTGGGACCACAACAACTGGCTCTTGGGTTTTATGGGAAATCCCAACGTGGTTTTGGGAATAGCATTTTCATGGGGACCGCAAATGCCAGCACGGTCTGCCCAGAGGggttgtagagtctccatccttggagatgctcaaaCCTGGGCTGGACACAGCTTCAATCATCTGGGCAGGAGGACCCTCCCCATCTCCATCTTGCTGCAATTTTGGCAAgtggaaaattaattaattatgcCCCAGATAATTAAATCACATCTTTGCTAAAGTCTCTGAAGGAGGATGAATTCCCTATTGGTAAATTATTGTCATTACGAGATGAGCTGTCCCACCCTCTGAAGCTTCCTGGTTTGGCCACAGTCTGGTGGAACTGAGATAAGCATGGTGTTGGCTTGTGTGGAGTTTCTGCCCTCCCTTTTGAGGGTCATACACATCCCTATTATAAACCCAGCTCTGCTAACTTAGGTTGGACCTGTTCATCTGCTTCAAACCACTAGTGGAATTCAGGATGAGGGGTGAGatagcccccccccccccccaaaacctgtCAGAACCTCTTTGCACACCCAAATCGGGGCAGGATGTGCTCTTGAGGTCCAACTGATGGGGCCATGCACCAGGACGAGTTCTGTCCAGGTGACTGGTCCTTTAACTCTTCTCAAGCCCTAGAGACAAGACCCACCCCTGCCTCCCTTAGCTCCCATCTGGCTTTCCCCGAGTTATGAAGTGCATCTACTCCAAATGTCCCActcctgccataggcagagCAAATCACTTCTTGCTGTACCCTGGGGCAACTGGGAGGGAGGCAGTCCCTGCAGTTTTGACCTATTTTAGGGTTGGATAGCTCAGGGGGATGCTGGACAGGGGCTTGGGTACAAGCGGTGCTTCCAGCCACCCccacaaagaaaatgagcagagaCAGGTCCCATGTTGAAGGCATTTATTGATGTGGTGACTCGCTGCCGTTGATCCTCTGCAGCGGCAAGAGCCACTGGCGTGCAAGGCAGGGTGTCCCCTGCCACCCTGGTGCTgcccatccctgtccccaagcCAGGCGGGTGCAGTGCTCAGGGCTGGATGAGCACAGGGAGCCTCGGCCGCACGGTGATGGTGAAGGGCCGTGGCTTCAGCGCCAGCCCATGGATGCAGTCCATGGTGAGATTCTCCGCTGGGTTGGCGTGGAAGGAGCACTGGTGGAGGAGGATGGCGGTGAAGAGGAAGAGCTGGAGCTTGGAGAGCTGGTCGCCGATGCAGCGCCGCTGGCCGGTTGAGAAGATCATCACGCTGCTGGCCCGGTCGCGGTCTAGGTGCTGCTGCTCGTCCAGGAATCGCGCGGGGTCGAAGCGCTGGGGCTCAGGCCACTTGCCACAGTCGTGGTTGACTGACCATTGGTTGACGAAGACCACAGTGTCCTTGGGGATATGGTAGCCCTCCAGCTCCACATCAGCTGTGGTGGCGTGCGGGATGGTGATGGGCACAAAGCTGCTGTAGCGCAGTGTCTCGTAGATGAAGGCCTCCAGGAAGGGCAGGTGGGGCCGGTCCTCGGCTGTGGGCAGCCGGGCACGTCCCACCACCCGGTCCAGCTCGGCCTGAAGGTCCTGCTGGAGCTGCGggtgcttcagcagcagcaggaggaccCACGAGAGCGCAGTGGACGTGGTGTCCTGTCCCGCGCCAAAGATGTCAGTCATGGCACCCTCCACGTCCTCGGGCCCCAGCCCATGGGAGGACACGCTGCTGCGCTCCACGGTAGCGATCATGACATCGCTCACGTCACGCATGGCCCGCGGGTCGAAGGTCTGGCGGTGCTGTGCCACCTTGGCCCGCACGAAGCCATGCAGCTCCTGGTTGAGGGCCTGGAAGTCGCGGTAGACGCGGCGAACGGGGTTGGGGAAGTGCAGGAGCCAGGGCAGCACGTCCACCAGGCTGCCCGCCCCCACTGTCTGCCCAAAGCGGTCGTTGTGGCCCAGCAACGCGGCAAACTCGTCATCGGCATGGCCATAGCGGCGGCCGAAGCAGAGGGCACAGAGGACGTTGGCATTGGCCACCACCAAGAGTGGGCAGGGCTGGAAGTAGGCTCCACCCTGGCTGCGCCTCAGGAAGAGCTGCACCAGGTCCCCTGCCTCGGCCGCCACGTGCCgctccacctctgctgctgtcGAGCGGGCACGGAGGGCCGCGTGGGCCAGCCGCCGGCGTGCCCTCCACTGGGGCGAGCACGCCCCGAAGGCCACGCTGCGCCCTCCTGACACCAGCCCGAAGGAAGGGAAGTCAGGCCGGCCGGCGAAGTGAGCCCCCATCCCCACCAGCGCCCGCCGGATGGCCGCCTCGCCGTTGAGCACCACCACCCGCCGCCCGCCCAGCCGCAGCTGGAAGATGGCCCCGTAGCGGCGTGCCAGGCGGGCGAAGGCCAAGTGGGGCAAGCGGCCAAGCTGCAGGACGTTGCCCACCAGTGGCCACGCAAAGGGTCCTGGTGGGCtcctgctccccgcagccccccgagcTGCCCGGCGGCGGGTcccggccagcagcaggaaggcaccGAGCAggaccaccagcagcagcagcgaccCTGCGGCCGCCCCGTCGGGGCCCCCCATCATCGCTCTcatggctgcagctgctctgcagcggGGTCGGGGCTCGGCGCCGCTTTATGGCCGCCTCCGAGGGGGCCgagcctcttccctcccccGGGGAGGCCGCTGCCGagcattgggggggggggggggggaacgggcGGAGCCGCCCCGATGGGTCGCACACAGACGGGGTTTTGGGGAGCTGCGTGGCGGGGGGGGCGAGGAGGGAGAGTggagacacccccccccccccccccccccccaggggggCAGTGGGGTTGGGGAGgtgagaggggaggagggattTGGGGATCCACAGGAGGTGAGATTTAACATGGGGGGTTGCTATAATCACCTAACCATCaaccctctcctcccccccagaaaaaaagaaaacaaaaacctggGTTTTTGGAGTGGGTGATGCTGCATATCCCTGGCCCCCCCGTGGAGCTCTTTCCACTCTATGTCCCCACTCAGGACTGCCGAGGGCGCTTTGGGTTTTTGTGGCTGGCTTCCGTCACCGGGCGGGTTTGGGTGATTCTGGCCCGGCTGGCACCGGGTCCCGAATTTCACCACGTCCCCAGTGGCACCTGGATAGCAGAGGTGAGGTTGGGCCAGGACACGGGGTGCACGGCCGTGTTTCGggtgtgctgtgctgcctcAAATCCTCTGTGCCCTTCTCCGCTGGCACCCTGAAAGTCACAGCCAAACAGTTCAATGGGAACGCCTCTGAAATGCCCGAAATGATTACTTTCATATCAGGATACGGCATTTTTCTCGCACATCCCGGTTTGTATGTGCTGCTAAGTGATTCCGCCCAGAGTGCTGAAGAGGGAAGAGCGGAcaagcagggagggagcagggagctgcagcgaGTGCATCCTGCCAGGCATCTGCAGCTCGGCGTCCCGCAGGGTGGATTTTGTCTGcggggtggtggggaaggagacAGCGATGGTGACAGTGGGGGCAGGCACTGGGGCCACCAAGTGGGCTTGCCCACAGTGAGGGGCAAGCCCCCTGCTCGGCTTCGGCACCATTCCTGCAGCCGTGGGGTTTTCGGCTCTGCCTTGGAGCTCGGCGGTTTTACAGTGCTGAGGTTTCAGCTGTTGGCAATCCGTGTTTGTCAGGAATCAAACTCTGTGTCAGCTTTCTGCTGGACTCacagagcccagcaccagctgctgggaaaagaaaaacctttgcGGGGGGGGAAACGTAATTTGTTTCCATGTCAGTACGGGCATGCAAAACAATAGCGCTTGATTAGGTTAAGATGCTGTTTTGGGCTCCCAAAACACCAAACCAACATTGATTTGCAGCAGTTTGCCTGAGGCTCAGCCCGCAGTCCCTGTCACCACTTCTGGTAATTAAAACActacaaacatttcagaagtgcCTGCTGCCCCTGCGGGGTGGCTCTGGGGACATTGGAACCTGCAGCTGGATGCATTGGTTGCCTTCTTACATCCCGAGCGAGGTTGATAGGGCTTGGTGCTGCAAAGGCTTTGACGTAAAGTCTGCTggtcccagcagagcagcacatgCTATTTTctcaagcaaaggaaaatgaattctgCACGAATATCGCAAAGTGGGGCGTGGGGGACTTTTGAGTCCCTCCTTGGCTGTTTCCCATGCTGGGCACTCCAAAAACCAGCATCGTTTCAGGAACAATCCCATGTGGCAAGGTGTGCAGGTGAATAGTGCTAAACCATCTTGGTCTCtgttatctttttcctttttttttttttttttagggtttatggtgttttttttcctttgttttttttttctaaaagcttcACCATCCAGGTGAAAAAAAGCTCAGTGAGAAGCAGGGAGAAGCATAAAGGGGggatgcagaagagaaaattaagagtGAAAATACAACACCAGCAAGGTTTACGTAGCTATACATGCCATGGAAATGGTGAATTGCTCCTTGATGCAAGTGGAGAGGGTTTggctcctttttcctctttttcttttttcctcttttatttatttatttatttatttattgggggggggggggcagggaggagtgGTTGAGGGGTGCAAGGAAAGGCACAGAAGGAGAGGGGAATTTCCAGCTTGGAGCCGGTTAGAGCCAGCAGTATGTCCaggctgttttaaaacagtctgAAATGTCAGATAAATCGGTCAAGGTTGAAAACTTTGGCTTGTGGTCTCATCtttacagctgcagaaataagtAATGAAGCTGTtatgaaaagagggaaaaaaaaaatctggatggGTTTTTACTAAATTCACTCATCTCTGGGAGGGCACAGAGAGCCACGCTGCCAAAACAAGAGTTTGAGttgctaaaaaagaaaatcttgattcattccttttttttttttttctagatagaGTTTAACACAGcaaatgctgcagctgctcatATATTATCTTACGTATATAAcatatcttttcttcttgtataCAAAATAAGCACAAGATCTTCTTGTAGGGATGCTCATGgagcattctttttttaatttttaattattttttttttgaggtgacCGGGGCATTTAAGGTTTAAAAAGAGCATGCTGGGGCTGTTTGGTGCACTGTTGATGTGTGCTGCTGttccagcagaaaaagcagcctGTTGTGCTCTTTGCtggaaaagatttatttttttgtgtccTATCTGGGTGAGCTGAGTCAATATTCAGCAGCCAAAAGCCTCAACTTTGGGTCTGGCACAATTAAAAGCAGGGCGTAAGCAAACTGGTACAATCCCTTGTTAAAATGCAGCGCTGGGGAATTCAACCCAAAATGCTCcaaatggctttgttttcaCTCTCAGCACATCCCGACCCAGAGGGGATGTACTCGGTCTGCAGGgaggatggaaagaaaatctgagcaAAGTTGAACCTAAGAAGGAAaaattgatggaaaaaaaagacagaaattgaattaaaaaaatatatttttttttcacttggaatGGGACATGGGGTTATAAGCAAGAGGATAGTGATTGGTTCAGCTTCTCTCCCTTCTTAATAATCTTGATAATAAGTAGCAGTAATTTTGCAATTACAATTGAAGTTACAACTGTCAATGGACACGAGAgatatttttttgcaaagtgACTCCAAGAGATAAATTCAGCTCAGTTAACAAAAGCTCCCGTATCATTCTCaatacatttgaaatttttattccAGCATATTCAGGGAAGTCttcttgagaaaaacaaaatgaaagtgGAAGCATTAAATCAGCAGCCTTTTCTTGCAAAGATGGGAAGAAAACTATTGTGCGTATTGAATGTAAAGGCTGCGAGGCATGTGCCATGGGATGAGGGTATGGGACAGGTTGTGAGGCTGTCCTGGTATCATCCatggctgaaaatgaaaattttgggCTGGATGGGTTGTGTTCAGCTGGTGCTATGAAAGACGCCTCTTTTCCTGTCTGCTCCTGCACCCTAGGCACGTGTTCAACCAAACCTTGGGGCAGCATCGATGGGAAGGAGGTGTAGTGCTGAGACTTCCTCCAGTGCCTGGGGTGTATGGATCAgattcataaatatataaatatatataattgttATTGCAGTTAATTGCAGCTGAAGCTCTGCACACAACAGAAGAGCACAGCCCTTGGTGGTGTTTAAATGCCTGACATTGCTCCAGTTTCTGCTTGATCACATTAAGTTGTCCTGGAGACTTTTCTCTGAAGCaaggttaattttattttattttttttcccctctaaattTCCATGGAAAGTTCCTTGGAAAGCAATCAGTCCAGAAACACCCAGCTCCCAAATACATCACGCCCTCCTCTGCCTGGTGGGGGCCAGAAGAAATCAGGAGCAAAGTTTGGCCatggccccagccctggctgagagcagcccccggggcctGCCCTGGAGCTCAGCGGTGGACAAACCTCTTACTTTGAACATGGACATCCCCATCTCCTCAGGTAAAACCAGAGCTCTGCCCTAGCGAGGTGTCCCTTGAGGGCTTAGAGGTGCTGGTGCAATTAAATTATCGCTCTTTAAATAAATCAGGTGGGCATGCCTTACATTTCCAAGCGCATTATATCTCCCCAGGACATGCCACGTGGGTGCGTGGTGCTGTTTTCTCCcttaaagagaaataagaagaaaGGTGTTTGAGATATTAATCCCATGCTTTCATACCCACTGCCTATCGATGCAGTTTAGATGCTTAACCTGCCCCAGACACCCCCTCTTCAACACCTGGTGCTGGTGAGAAGAATCCCACCACCGACCTCGGTATTTAGGAGCCTTAAATTCACTCGTATGGTTCGCCCATCCATTTAACAGCTTGGTCATGGCCTTTTTGGTGCCACCCCCTTGGATATTAATGCAAACAGAGACCCTGAGCTACATGCAGCCGCCTTCTGAGATGAGCACGTGCCCTTTAATGTTGTTTCGTGAGATGTTTTTCAGCACGAATTTGAGCCGGttcaaaataaatgcagggGCTGGGCGATGCCTGCTGTGGgatgagctggggctggggctggctcagGACAGGCTCTGCGGATCCCCACTGCCAGCAGCGAGCTTTGGATCGAGCACAAGCTAAACAGAAAAACGCACGTAGAAGAGGGGCAGGCAACTGAGCcgacaaacaaaaaataaccccGACATCCCCAACCAAACCGGGCCCCTTAGGCTGATGGCCGCTTACAAACCACCACCAGAAAAGCGAATGCACGTGAAttaaatgcctgaaaaaaacaaaaacccacgGCActgggtgggaggagagggtttctttctaaaattgaaacaacatttggaaaaataaatctgttgtaACATCCCATTTCCTCTCTTGATTGGCTTACATCTTGTCTAGTCTGATGCTGGACTGCTCTGGAGGGTACATCTCATCCTCTCTCTTTATAGAGCATGCACAGCAGAATTGGCTTTAACCACGTTTCTGGGGCTCTTTGGGggtctcctctcctccctcctgaAACTAAAGGCCAAAGCGATCTGGAAGGGAACCAGCAGATCGTGCCTGGTCTTTGTAGTTGCACCAGGAGCCTACAATTTGTCCTAcgaaaccaccaccaccaggacTGATCTGTGCCTCCGGCCCGGGTCAGTAGCTTAACCATACACCGGAGTAGAAGTCTGAAGAGTTCAAATTCAGTTGAGTTATGCAGTGAAAAGCATTACCTTGGACTTGGGCAGTTTTACCTCTggttgttttcctcctccccagcagtgTGGGTTGCACGAGGTCGCCCTTTCCTCCACTGCGACCTCGGGTCTCAGCGGGGAAACCTCGGTCCCGGGAGCGTTGCACTACGACAACCCAAACCACGTGCAGAGATCCGATGGTTTGCAGTCCAGGTTGTGACCTTTAGCAAAGATTCCTCAACGTAATTAAAATCACATCCCGGAGAAAGCTGGCACGCAGCAGGTTTGTGTTTGCAGAGCTAAAAGGGAGCCCTGGAGCCACCTGGCAGTGCTTTCGCTGCACTTGCACCGCTGCAGCCACATCTGGAAAAATTTAGCATTTGCTCCTAAAGCTGGGTACTGGGAAAACTTCCTTCCCCGGCCACACACAGTGCTGTAAagtcagccagctctctgcccGCTGAGCGAGATGCACGGAGCTGCgagctggggctgttctgcTGAAGGAAAGGCAGATCGTTTCTCAGCGTGACACTGCGAGGCTCGCCTCGCTCCCCAGGCCTCgtgttttctgcatttcacattCGCATTACGAGGGGTTTTAATTTGTGTACAAAACTTAAATTGCATAGCTAACAGCGCTGCTGGCTTTCTGGGAACTCAAAACAGATGCAGCTGCCTTTGGAGGACGGGCAGAGCGCTCGCGGTGGCACCCAACCCGCACTGGAGGGGCACGGGTTGGTCCGGTGGCAAAACACTGCTCCGGAGACTGATGCCAAGCCTCCAGGGGAAGAAAGCACTGCAGGCTCCATCTGTGCAGTTTTAATCAAACCTCTCTCCATCACGCTCTAAGAGCATCAGTAGCTCAGCGCAACGCACGTATTTCTGCACGCACTTCAGCCCTTTCATCTCAACAATAAATTCCTCTTCACCTCTGGACACGGGTTCATATGTAGCAGAAGTTGGCCGGATGAACGTGGGCCAGACAATTGCGcaaatgcatgcacacataaaAACACTCCTAAGAATTTTTCAGTTCATATGATTTCTAATCATATTCCACTGCTTTGAGAGGAACTTTAGAGTTTTTGGGAAACATTGAGATAAGTGTTTTAAGGAGATGACAGGAGAAATATTTACTGAAGGAATATTAATTATACCTCCTTGAGAGTAAAGCGTTGTTGACAATaagcttattttaattaatgtttcaCAGCCTTGTGTCATAAGCAACTTCAACCCTTTATGGAAATACTTGCCTGTGCAGCTGCTACAGGGATGTCATCAGATAACTTGAGGAAGATCTTACTAAAAAGGTTCTTGtgcttaaaagaaacaaacccccCCAAATCCCATTGAGTTCAGATTCTAGG
This Cygnus atratus isolate AKBS03 ecotype Queensland, Australia chromosome 5, CAtr_DNAZoo_HiC_assembly, whole genome shotgun sequence DNA region includes the following protein-coding sequences:
- the LOC118244534 gene encoding cytochrome P450 1B1-like, encoding MRAMMGGPDGAAAGSLLLLVVLLGAFLLLAGTRRRAARGAAGSRSPPGPFAWPLVGNVLQLGRLPHLAFARLARRYGAIFQLRLGGRRVVVLNGEAAIRRALVGMGAHFAGRPDFPSFGLVSGGRSVAFGACSPQWRARRRLAHAALRARSTAAEVERHVAAEAGDLVQLFLRRSQGGAYFQPCPLLVVANANVLCALCFGRRYGHADDEFAALLGHNDRFGQTVGAGSLVDVLPWLLHFPNPVRRVYRDFQALNQELHGFVRAKVAQHRQTFDPRAMRDVSDVMIATVERSSVSSHGLGPEDVEGAMTDIFGAGQDTTSTALSWVLLLLLKHPQLQQDLQAELDRVVGRARLPTAEDRPHLPFLEAFIYETLRYSSFVPITIPHATTADVELEGYHIPKDTVVFVNQWSVNHDCGKWPEPQRFDPARFLDEQQHLDRDRASSVMIFSTGQRRCIGDQLSKLQLFLFTAILLHQCSFHANPAENLTMDCIHGLALKPRPFTITVRPRLPVLIQP